A portion of the Nitrospirota bacterium genome contains these proteins:
- a CDS encoding TIGR02186 family protein, which yields MKEDRRQKSEHRRRIIPMIIFALCALLFALRSNTSAELTAVANHDHIKIDFFYHGSTVSVKGTSDPGVDLVIKITSPDGHEVLKQKGKMAGILWMNTGTLNFENTPDLYSVHSTKKLEDLLSRDEMDKYVIGYPALEKHIELTPVSKGEEKDKWFNEFVRFKESSKLYAASSGKISTTMSNGRQNYYIMTEWPYQAPPGNYLVTVYAVKDKMVVEKAEAKVLVEQVGVIKTLSSMAKNSGALYGFLSIVIALGAGFGVGLIFRKGGGSH from the coding sequence ATGAAAGAAGACAGAAGGCAGAAGTCAGAACACAGAAGACGGATTATCCCGATGATTATCTTTGCGCTTTGCGCTTTGCTCTTTGCTCTACGCAGTAATACATCGGCGGAGCTGACGGCTGTCGCAAACCATGACCATATCAAGATAGATTTCTTTTATCACGGCAGCACTGTCAGTGTGAAAGGGACATCTGATCCCGGTGTAGACCTGGTCATTAAAATAACTTCACCGGACGGGCACGAGGTATTGAAGCAAAAAGGAAAGATGGCCGGCATCCTGTGGATGAATACCGGCACATTGAATTTCGAGAACACGCCGGACCTCTACTCCGTTCACAGCACAAAAAAGCTTGAAGATCTTTTGAGCAGGGATGAAATGGACAAATACGTTATCGGTTATCCGGCCCTCGAAAAGCACATTGAGTTGACCCCGGTTTCAAAGGGAGAAGAGAAAGATAAATGGTTCAATGAATTTGTGCGCTTCAAGGAATCTTCAAAACTGTACGCGGCGTCTTCAGGGAAGATATCCACCACAATGTCAAACGGCAGACAGAATTATTACATCATGACCGAGTGGCCCTATCAGGCCCCTCCCGGCAACTACCTTGTGACCGTGTACGCGGTAAAAGATAAAATGGTCGTCGAGAAGGCAGAGGCCAAGGTGCTGGTTGAACAGGTCGGCGTTATAAAGACACTTTCAAGCATGGCCAAGAACAGCGGCGCGTTATACGGATTTTTGTCTATAGTAATCGCGCTTGGGGCAGGATTCGGGGTCGGCCTGATATTCAGAAAAGGCGGAGGTTCACACTAA
- a CDS encoding universal stress protein: MKGYRKILIAVNGSKDVLTKGLRLAHDEKCWVTVVKVIPANEGDLNLVGVKNIEDVLNSGGQRAVSELKDIAEAEGALIKTRLEEGAPDKKIVEVAEEERCDIIIMGVKKRNWLRKLFGDNTVGKVINQAPCPVLVVGA; the protein is encoded by the coding sequence ATGAAAGGTTACAGAAAAATATTAATAGCAGTGAACGGTTCAAAGGATGTTCTTACGAAGGGCCTGAGACTGGCCCACGATGAAAAATGCTGGGTAACTGTTGTCAAGGTCATTCCTGCCAACGAAGGCGACCTGAATCTTGTGGGAGTCAAGAACATTGAAGACGTATTGAACAGCGGCGGGCAAAGGGCGGTTTCTGAATTGAAAGATATCGCTGAGGCCGAAGGCGCGTTAATAAAGACAAGGCTTGAAGAAGGCGCGCCTGACAAAAAGATCGTGGAAGTCGCGGAAGAGGAAAGATGCGACATTATCATAATGGGTGTGAAGAAACGCAACTGGCTCAGAAAGCTTTTCGGCGACAACACCGTCGGGAAGGTCATCAATCAGGCGCCCTGCCCTGTATTGGTTGTCGGAGCGTAG
- a CDS encoding universal stress protein, whose protein sequence is MYQKILVGYDDSLHSRAALIEASNWIKRHGGKLILTHAVYFDTEEFGIAPAQSEKRLKVGEKICVQTKEMVTTEFGIDVQTLLCEGDPSNVIVDVASENKADLIVLGTYGRKGLNRLLMGSVTSQVILDSPSDVLIVKKPCSKCTGEYKSILVPFDGSAFSKMSLNRAIELSHIDGAQITVLYVIPRYEEMIDFFKSDSIKNSLHEEAKKIVDGASYLASIQGVTVKMEIDEGHAADKIAETAKRLGIDLIVIGSYGYRGVNKAIMGSTTERVIINAACPILVVR, encoded by the coding sequence ATGTATCAGAAAATATTAGTCGGATATGATGATTCACTGCACAGCAGGGCGGCGCTTATCGAGGCCTCCAACTGGATAAAAAGACACGGGGGAAAACTTATCCTCACCCATGCCGTTTATTTTGACACGGAGGAATTCGGCATTGCTCCTGCTCAGTCTGAAAAACGCCTGAAGGTCGGGGAAAAGATCTGCGTTCAGACAAAAGAGATGGTGACTACAGAGTTCGGTATCGATGTGCAGACCCTGCTCTGTGAAGGAGACCCGTCAAACGTCATAGTGGATGTAGCAAGTGAAAACAAGGCGGACCTTATTGTGCTTGGCACCTACGGCAGAAAAGGCCTGAACAGGCTTTTGATGGGAAGCGTGACATCACAGGTGATCCTGGATTCTCCATCCGATGTGCTTATCGTAAAAAAACCGTGCAGCAAATGCACCGGGGAATACAAATCAATTCTGGTCCCTTTTGACGGCTCGGCGTTCAGCAAGATGTCGCTCAACCGCGCCATTGAATTGTCCCATATCGACGGGGCGCAGATCACCGTGCTTTATGTTATCCCCCGCTATGAAGAAATGATAGATTTCTTTAAGAGCGATTCAATAAAGAACAGCCTCCATGAGGAAGCGAAAAAAATAGTTGACGGCGCAAGCTATCTTGCCTCGATCCAGGGTGTGACCGTGAAAATGGAGATAGACGAAGGGCACGCGGCAGACAAAATAGCTGAGACCGCAAAGAGGCTGGGAATCGATCTGATAGTCATCGGAAGCTACGGCTACAGAGGAGTCAATAAGGCAATTATGGGAAGCACCACTGAGAGGGTAATTATCAACGCGGCTTGCCCCATACTTGTTGTGAGGTGA
- a CDS encoding sulfite exporter TauE/SafE family protein, with translation MNFMYLYLPVALTSINILIPVGLGLAVGLLSGLFGVGGGFLMTPLLIMFGIPSTVAAATDSNQIVAASTSGTYAHWKVGNVDFKMGLYLLAGGFVGGLLGVQGIKVLHAMGNADFVIKMTYVLMLGIVGTYMFIESLTSMKKKKTVEVKAEKESAMTRVLKSLPLQTRFEKSGVTHSLLIPVFFGGFVGILAAIMGVGGGFLMVPVMVYILRMPMHVVVGTSLFQILFNCIEVTFLQAYTNHSVDFILAVLLLLGSTVGAQVGAVFGRKLKGEQLKVILAVIVLAVTVKIVFELTLTPALLISQAGGH, from the coding sequence ATGAATTTTATGTATCTGTATTTACCGGTTGCATTAACAAGTATTAACATCCTGATCCCGGTCGGGCTTGGCCTCGCGGTAGGCCTGCTGTCGGGTCTTTTCGGAGTCGGAGGCGGCTTCCTGATGACGCCTCTTTTGATAATGTTCGGCATCCCGTCAACTGTCGCGGCGGCAACGGACTCAAACCAGATAGTGGCGGCGTCAACGTCAGGCACTTACGCCCACTGGAAGGTCGGCAACGTGGATTTTAAGATGGGGCTTTACCTTCTTGCGGGAGGCTTTGTCGGCGGGCTACTCGGAGTCCAGGGCATCAAGGTCCTGCACGCAATGGGCAACGCTGACTTTGTAATAAAAATGACCTACGTGCTCATGCTCGGCATAGTCGGCACTTACATGTTCATCGAGAGCCTGACCAGCATGAAGAAAAAGAAGACGGTGGAAGTGAAGGCTGAAAAAGAATCAGCGATGACAAGAGTCCTGAAGTCGCTTCCTCTTCAAACACGTTTTGAAAAATCAGGCGTTACACATTCACTTTTAATCCCGGTTTTTTTCGGCGGTTTTGTCGGGATACTTGCGGCGATAATGGGAGTAGGCGGCGGCTTTCTGATGGTGCCGGTCATGGTCTACATCCTGAGAATGCCGATGCATGTCGTTGTCGGCACGAGCCTTTTTCAGATATTGTTCAACTGCATTGAGGTCACATTTTTACAGGCATATACAAATCACAGCGTGGATTTCATCCTTGCGGTGCTCTTATTGTTAGGCTCCACAGTCGGGGCGCAGGTTGGAGCAGTATTCGGCAGAAAACTAAAAGGCGAACAGCTCAAGGTAATACTTGCCGTAATCGTATTGGCCGTAACGGTCAAGATAGTCTTTGAACTTACACTAACACCGGCATTACTTATATCACAGGCAGGAGGACACTAA